TCACAATACTGCTTTGCACTCAAAGATTGACAACGCTGTCTTTCCGAGTTAGACTGAACAGCAATTATCACTCAAACGAGCCACCAACGGCACTGCTAACAGTAAAAGAAACTATTATTTTACTTCACAACAGTGCAGAAAAAGGGTGCACTGGTAATGTCTCTGAAAGGCTGCCGCTATGAAAAAATGTTGAACATAGCCGGCAGAACAAATTTCAAAGCAGGAGCACAGAGGAAAGTGACAGGTGTTGGCACACACAACTGTCACGCGCAAGTTTGATTCAAATACTTTCAAAACACTAAGCCCCTGGCAAAATAACAATAAGGAAAGCATACTAGCAACAACTGAAATTCAATGGTTCATACTACAGAACATGCACATTATGTTAGTGGTGGACTGATGGGAAAAGGAAGAAAATGATCAAAAGCCATATCCAGGCAGGAGATGGCGGAAACATCTTTGGTGGACAAGTCGAGACCTGCCAGACGCATCCAAAAGCAGCGGAAGCAGAAGAGCACACAGAACTTTAGAGAGGCAATAACATAATTCTTTATTTGCTCTgcctatggcacaaacatttaTTTCTTGTTGGTGTTTGAAGCAGAATTAGCCTGTAGAATGACTAGAGCATCCTTCACTGCATGGTAGATCACATTTTTAATCTGTAGCTTGTCCTCGTGGTTTGTGTGGGTATCAGACAACCGCCGGAATTCGTTGGTCAACCTGAAGCAGTGAGCAATGTTTTCGGGGGATACGAAGTCTTCCGCCACTTTTATACAGCTGTGCAAGTTTTGCACCTGGTGTGGGGCCCCTGCTGGTATAAAAACTGCATCTCCAAGACACTGGGCAATAGCGTAGCCCTCCACGTCATATTCGAGGAAAAGGCGTTCACGGAGCTCGTGATCTAGGTACCAGCTCTGGTCATGGATGGGATCATTATGGGGCTCCAGCTTCTCACCACGCTCCAGTGCCACCTTATTGAGTAGATCTCTGATCTTGTCAGCATCACAGGCATTGTAGATGTGCCAAAGAGCCCCTGGTTTGGCATTTTTTTGTCTCACCCTTTTTTGTGTTAGCACATCACATCCTCCTTCATCAATTGCCTTCAGTGCAGCATTGATGTGTTCTTCATCCTTCCCATCCTTGGGAATTCCAACATAAACCATAACGTTAACAGCATCACTGACATCCAGATGTAGGTTAGTGGTGCCTTTACTTGGGTAAAGTGCAGAGCCATAGGCACTGTACATCTTTGGCCCAAGGTCCGGCCTGACAAAACACTCCGGCAGCCGCCCAGCCAAGTTGAAAACTCCATCCCGGTGAGTGTACTCTGGCAGTGGCAGGGCATTCATAAGATCATTGAACCTGCTGGGCAGCATGTCACTGAAGTCATCACCAGGTGGCCAATCCTTCAGTTTCAGTAGCATATATTGTCCATCTTCATCTTTCATGCGCCTGGTAAAGTTCTCAAAACCTTCCCAAAAGTTCCGCATTGGCTGGTTTGGAAGGATACAGCCATTTCGGCAATTCACTAGGTCATTTTGTTTTTGACCAAAGTCTTCGCAGAAACAGTCAGGGTGCCACAGTGGCATATTCATGTTCTTGCAAACACCAGTGACCAGCACAGGCTGGCCTCGATTCCATTGCTCCTGGAATATTGACAAGTTGTGCTTGTTGCGTGGTTCGTGGAGTACAAGCAAAGTCCCATTGCAGAGCCATGAATGGGGAACCTTGGGGTAGAGCAATGAGGTCTCAGCTAAGCTGCAGACACGCACAGGCAAGACTTCACGGCCTTTTTGTGGGCTGGGGAAGCGTCGACAGAAACGTGCCAGCTGCTGTTCATCTTTCTTGCCCATCATTTGCTCCACTGCCATTGTCACTACTTCATCCACCGGTCTCTTCTTAGCAATGCAACCAGTAGGGCGGGCGAGCAGTTCACATAGTTTGGAAATGTCATCACCCTTCTCGTCATTACCACCTTTATATGGCTGCTGCTGATCCCTTTTGTACTTAGTTTTAGAGCAGGTCAGTGCCACATTTGCCAACAATGACAGGGGAGAATTTTCACTCTCTGACATGTACGTGCAACCAACTCTATCAGAAGACGCAGTGGCGCCGCCATTCACAGGTTGAATTTCACGCTTGACAGCATGCCCCATTTCACCATCGGCTGCAATGCACTCCTTGTCAGGGTCGAAAGACTTGCTGACGGCTTTCATGAGTTCCTTGCGCTGCTGATTATAGGAGCAGAACTCCCTGTAACTATCACTGTTGCGGAAGTCATAGCCACGGTAGCTCGGGATGTCCCAGTAATGGCGTATACGGTCTAGGTATTGTTTGACTTCCAACAGAGCCCTGCCAACTATTACCTGCGTCATCATCAATTTATTCTGTTTGTGCGGCTGTCGCTTGGCACACAAGAGCCACAGAAACTCATCCTTGTCCGTCGGAAGCATGTCCTCAGCTTTCACTGTACCACACTTCTTTGCCTTGTAACAATCTATACACACTACAAAGCCACACTTGTCACAAATCCAGTGAATGTTGAAGATAGTTGTTTCACAGACATCGCACAGTTCACGCACACCTTGCACAACGCGCTTCCACAATATGGTCTTATCTCGGCCCATGTGTAGAGACTGCGCTTCCTGTTCTTGCTCTACGAGACCAAAAAATTGGTCGCGCACGTGGAACAATATGGTTTTTGCAGTGTTAACATCCAAGTCTTTGGGTGCACGACCTAATGTGGGCAGCCACAGCTTTAAATCTTCTTGTGAAGCATCACTTAGAACCGAGAAGCCATCACTTACCACAGTGCCACTCTTGTTAAAGCGTAGCTTTCTGAATGCGTAGAAGCGGCAGATAATGTTCGGAGTTTCCTTTTTTTCCTGGCTTGGTTTCATGTTACACTCTCTACACTTAGGCAGCTTTGGAGCAACTTTATAACAAGATGCATCCTGGAGAAATGACTCACCAGACTTCTTCAGTTGGTCAATCGTTCGCTTTTCTGCGGATCGTGCTTGCTCTTTCCGAGGCATTGTAGCCAATTCATCAGTTGTATTGAGCTCAATTCCCTTGGGCCTCTTGCTTTCTCTTCCAAAAATATTCTcttgtttttcttcctttttagaTGTTTCTTCAAGAGCTGCATCACTGTTTCTCTCGTTCTCACGTGGCAACTTGCTACCAGATTTGTCCCTGTTAACTCGTTGCTTTCTGGTACTCCTTGTCTTGCGACTCCCTGCTCGTTTTTCCTCCTTTATGAAGCCGTCTGCTTCTGAGCCGTGCGCATTAATGGTCGTCTCAATCGGTACTTGTTGCTGCTTGGAAGGTGAAACAGAAGCACTGCTGCCGTCCAAGTGTGCCTCTCCATCACGAGGCTTATTGATTTCAGAGTGCCGTTGCAACCAAACCTTTTTCTGTTTTGTGTGGATGCTGCTGTTGCTCATTGTGATGCAAGTACTAGGCGCCGAACTTTGAGTAACTCGTGTGTCAGAATCGTACTCGTGCACAATGGATGACCCACCGATGACATTTCCTGGCTTGCTATACTCTCCAGATGCTAGAAAAGGGGCGACGGGAGGTCTCACTTTTGTTCTGCACATGTTATAGAATGCTTGATAGTTGTCCTGACTGGCAGCGGACTGGTGTTGTAAGTAAGCAGGTATCACTTGTTGCTGATGTGGTGTTACAGCAGCAAACGGGCAAAAAGTATCTTGCTCACAAAAAGAAGTTCCTTCTCTTAGCTGCACAGACCTTGTCACAGCTAATGAGCCCAAAAGAGAAGCAGCTTCTGCATCCATGCCACATGCTGTTGAAGTAACCACTGGTGGCGGAACTGAGCAGTGAAAAGGCGATGGACTCTCTCCAAGGCATAGCAAGTTCGCTGGCTCAGGATCAAGTGCAACTTTGCATTTGCCTAAAGATAGGGCACCTTGCTGAAAGTTCAATGATTGTGGCAATGGCGGCGTCAGTCTAGGAGGGCTCGAAATGTCAGGCGACCGATGCATGGATGGCGATCGTGATGGACGGATAGGACGTCCGTGCATGGTAACAAAAGGTACCTTGCGCTACTGATGCTGACCGGGCCAGACCGGGCTGGTAGACTGTTCCGGCTTAAACAGCGAAGCGGCACCCGGCTCCCCTCGGCGTGGTCGGTGCATCTATCTCGGCGCCAATTTTTGGCGCCAACTTGCTGTGGTAGCACtatagagtaacatagtaaactCTATGTTAGCACAGTTAAGGTACAGTGTTGCctgtagcggcggcgctgcagtcgaatgtACTAAAAGAGCTGcacgcaggaactgctatgcgcttcggctcctccggcGCACTTTTTGACGCAGATTCCTTCGTACCTGCCAACCATTCTTGTCTAacacatgatgtcataacccttTAAGTATCACACGCCAATCTACTAAAATAAGTTTCATAAAAGCCCTTGTTAGAGATCGAAATTAATTTAGAAAGGGCGTGTCATGTTCCAATTTCTTCCGTCTTAATTCTTTCCTCGTTGGTAGTGGGACTAGAAATGGTCTCATTCTGAGGTAGTGGGACTAGAAATGCACCGCGTAAAAATAGCGGCTGTTTTAAGGGGCATTGCATAGATATTGTTAAGGGCGCGGTGACGTGTCAGTGAAATGCGCGTgaacttgatatatatatatatatatatgtgtgtgtgtgtgtgtgtgtgtgtgtgtgtgtgtgtgtgtgtgtttaagatAACCCATTTCGCGTAGAGTTCATGACTGGAGGTACACGCCTCAAGCTTGGCTCCCTGGCTCGGTCTCCTGGTATTGTAAGCATTTGGAGGTTTCATAAAAGAATTAAAGAAGGTTTTATTTCGGGGAGCGTACATTTACTCACGAACTGCGAAAGAACACAAAacacatttgaaactcacaaaattAGCGCTCCCCTCTTGCCCTTTCCCTTTTCCAGTGTCTCAGTTTTTACGTGCTACGATATTATTAGTTATgaattaccaacacgcccaactacATACCCTTGTAAGCAAAGGAAGAGTGAAAGCGCGTGGTTGAGACAATTTAGACCTTTCAGCAAAGGCGGTATTTATTATCTTCCACAAAACTGGCATAATAAAAGTGAGTCGTCCCCGATATAAATGTTGTCACAACGTTGCTTATACTCAGGTTTCTCATGAACCAATTGAGCGCATGGGACTCATATGAGGAACAGTGCTATGGATTTCGCAGAGattgccgacaaaacgagcgtatgatttaatTGTAGTTTTAGCACTTCTCCTATCTGAAGTTCACCAGCAGCCACCTATTATGTAGCGCAGCACAAAGCGCCGTTTGAGTGAGAAGCAAGGCAGATCCGTGCAAATTCCAattgtacatgttttttttttatgtgcgccGGCAGGTTCTTGAAGCAGTGAATGCCTCGACGCAATTTCGACGTGTCTGCATATTCACTCATGCACCATTGCTCATACCGGGTGTGCATACACTGATAAAGAACCAGAAATGCATTAAACACGTGAAAAACGAGCaaatacacgctttcgcaggctatGGCGCgggcgctcccaatgcagacgcttctGAGATCTTTAGTACTATGTGACTACAGCGCCGCCACTGCTCTCACCCACCGTAAAAAATCAGCCAAGATGAGGTGCAGCCGCCTCGTTTGTTCTACTGTTTCCTTCTTGTAGCCAATAATACAAAGCCCtagcacgcttttttttctttatactgcgcttctgcatgtagtccaCAAACGCAAACTTTTGTGTATCGTGTAGGATAAtacaaaatattaaaaaaatgcaaacatattgTTGAATATTATTTGTAATGTAATATAAAGCTTCAtctgtgtgttttttgtttttagttttttAGTTCCAT
The Rhipicephalus microplus isolate Deutch F79 unplaced genomic scaffold, USDA_Rmic scaffold_24, whole genome shotgun sequence DNA segment above includes these coding regions:
- the LOC142786441 gene encoding lysine-specific demethylase 3-like; amino-acid sequence: MHGRPIRPSRSPSMHRSPDISSPPRLTPPLPQSLNFQQGALSLGKCKVALDPEPANLLCLGESPSPFHCSVPPPVVTSTACGMDAEAASLLGSLAVTRSVQLREGTSFCEQDTFCPFAAVTPHQQQVIPAYLQHQSAASQDNYQAFYNMCRTKVRPPVAPFLASGEYSKPGNVIGGSSIVHEYDSDTRVTQSSAPSTCITMSNSSIHTKQKKVWLQRHSEINKPRDGEAHLDGSSASVSPSKQQQVPIETTINAHGSEADGFIKEEKRAGSRKTRSTRKQRVNRDKSGSKLPRENERNSDAALEETSKKEEKQENIFGRESKRPKGIELNTTDELATMPRKEQARSAEKRTIDQLKKSGESFLQDASCYKVAPKLPKCRECNMKPSQEKKETPNIICRFYAFRKLRFNKSGTVVSDGFSVLSDASQEDLKLWLPTLGRAPKDLDVNTAKTILFHVRDQFFGLVEQEQEAQSLHMGRDKTILWKRVVQGVRELCDVCETTIFNIHWICDKCGFVVCIDCYKAKKCGTVKAEDMLPTDKDEFLWLLCAKRQPHKQNKLMMTQVIVGRALLEVKQYLDRIRHYWDIPSYRGYDFRNSDSYREFCSYNQQRKELMKAVSKSFDPDKECIAADGEMGHAVKREIQPVNGGATASSDRVGCTYMSESENSPLSLLANVALTCSKTKYKRDQQQPYKGGNDEKGDDISKLCELLARPTGCIAKKRPVDEVVTMAVEQMMGKKDEQQLARFCRRFPSPQKGREVLPVRVCSLAETSLLYPKVPHSWLCNGTLLVLHEPRNKHNLSIFQEQWNRGQPVLVTGVCKNMNMPLWHPDCFCEDFGQKQNDLVNCRNGCILPNQPMRNFWEGFENFTRRMKDEDGQYMLLKLKDWPPGDDFSDMLPSRFNDLMNALPLPEYTHRDGVFNLAGRLPECFVRPDLGPKMYSAYGSALYPSKGTTNLHLDVSDAVNVMVYVGIPKDGKDEEHINAALKAIDEGGCDVLTQKRVRQKNAKPGALWHIYNACDADKIRDLLNKVALERGEKLEPHNDPIHDQSWYLDHELRERLFLEYDVEGYAIAQCLGDAVFIPAGAPHQVQNLHSCIKVAEDFVSPENIAHCFRLTNEFRRLSDTHTNHEDKLQIKNVIYHAVKDALVILQANSASNTNKK